A stretch of the Streptomyces ortus genome encodes the following:
- a CDS encoding DUF5703 family protein gives MPEYEFVNVYVPRGVSRKEAARLLTDHAEYGHWELDRLSLHTDGSRRVRLRRRIIRQVRATW, from the coding sequence ATGCCGGAATACGAATTTGTCAACGTGTATGTGCCGCGCGGGGTCTCCCGCAAGGAAGCGGCACGCCTGCTGACGGACCACGCGGAGTACGGACACTGGGAGCTGGACCGCCTCAGCCTGCACACCGACGGCAGCCGCAGGGTGCGGTTGCGTCGGCGGATCATCCGCCAGGTGCGCGCCACATGGTGA